atttataaaaagtaGATTTAGAGATTAGATGCCTTTGATGGACGTTGCCATTAAGCCAATGTATGGCACCTACATTTACATATATTACGTGCCATCAGTGACAATTTTGGGTTAGGCAAATCACTCAATGGGTTGTTGACTACAATGTTTAATCTCTTCAATTAGTTATGGGaatcatatataattatataattgatgGCCAATGAATTAATAGTCTATAAAATCATATGTGATTTcgaggggttttttttttttttttgtgtctAATGTTATCTTCATCAAGGGCTTGTTCAGAATCTTTTATCAGTGGTATTAGGGGACCGGTATGGTATGTAGGACCATATGTATTTATACGATTTTTTCTGTATAAATGTTATCTCTCAATCTCACTTTTAAATAGgttaattggtatatatatatatggtgatGTTTGCTATCTGCTTTTTCTCCTAACTTTTGCTAGGATGTTGTAATAGTAGTcttttattgaaatgaaatcGTGTTTggtaaaacaaaaataacctCATAATTGAAATCAAGTAGAAAATGGCTTCAAAAGTTGGCAATAATGACCAGATTACCATAATTGTGCAATGGAAATAAGTATAATTGTGGGGTTCAGATCTTATCCAATACCATAATCATCATTTGcgtttatatttcatttatagcAAACAAAGGGAAGATATTGATGTTCGCAACTTCTACCAATTTACGATGAACTGCATTAATGGCTTCCTCTTATATATAGCAATCACAAACCTTAGAGGTACCCACACATGTACTCTTATTtcagataaattttttttttgtattaattgaaatatattatattaaattattaaaattgatacaaattttataacattttataaatattattattgaaaaagtaaaaataatatatatttttttataatgataacaatttaaattaagacaaaaaaaataatagttaaaaaaactataacaaaattctttcaaagatttatttatcaaatagaCATACCGATTTGCGccggaaagaaaataaaagtataatatgaaaagaaaaagaaaattgggcTTTACAACCTCAACTTTGTAAGCCCAAAAATGATGCAGGCCTAAGTATTAGGCCCATATATCTTcactatgttttattttcagttaAAACTTTTCCCGggttttaaacttaatttaaagacagcaaaaagaagaagaagaaaactctTGAGGTTGGATGGAAGAAGAGAGAATTGGTTATCTGATTGAAATATGCCCAGATACACGCGTCATCCGTCAAATCCACGCGCATGTTCTCACTCGCCTCCTTCCTATCTCCGCCGTATCCTTCCTCCTCTCGAAAATAGTTGGGTTTTGTGCTCTTTCTCGCCATGGAGATATCAATCATGCTCGCAAAGTTTTCGCTCAAACCCCCAACCCTAACATCTTCTCTTGGAATTCCCTTATTCGGGGTTATTATCTTGTCGGAAGCCAATCGAAGGTGcccctttttttatataaagaatTGGTCGGAAAAGGGTATCCTTCTGCTAATACGTTTACCCTGGCTTTCGTGCTTAAGGCTTGCTCCAATATTTTGGCTTTCGATGAGGGAAAACAGGTTCATGCCCGTGTGTTTCGATCTGGGTTTGGCTCGAACCAGTTTGTTCAAACGGGGTTACTGAATTTTTATGCGAAATGTGAAGATATTGGGCTGGCGGAGAAAGTGTTCGATGAAATTCACGAGAGAAATGTGATAGCATGGAGTACGATGATAAGTGGCTATGCTATGATGGGATTGGTCAATAAGGCGTTTGGTGCGTTTAGGGAAATGCAAACCTCGAATGTTGTTCCTGATAAGGTAACAATGGTGAGTGTGATTTCTGCATGTGCTATGGCAGGGGCACTAGATATTGGTAGGTGGATTCATGCGTATATCGAGAAGCACATGATTGAGACTGATATTATGCTTAGTACTGCACTTGTTAACATGTATGCCAAGTGTGGATGCATTGAAAAAGCTACAGAAATTTTCAAGGGAATTCCAGTAAAAGACCATAAAGCTTGGAGTTCAATGATTGTTGGATTGGCAGTTCACGGCTTAGCAGAGGAGGCTTTGGAAGCATTTTCTAGGATGGAAGAATCCAAGGTATT
The window above is part of the Gossypium raimondii isolate GPD5lz chromosome 9, ASM2569854v1, whole genome shotgun sequence genome. Proteins encoded here:
- the LOC105799503 gene encoding pentatricopeptide repeat-containing protein At1g59720, chloroplastic/mitochondrial — encoded protein: MEEERIGYLIEICPDTRVIRQIHAHVLTRLLPISAVSFLLSKIVGFCALSRHGDINHARKVFAQTPNPNIFSWNSLIRGYYLVGSQSKVPLFLYKELVGKGYPSANTFTLAFVLKACSNILAFDEGKQVHARVFRSGFGSNQFVQTGLLNFYAKCEDIGLAEKVFDEIHERNVIAWSTMISGYAMMGLVNKAFGAFREMQTSNVVPDKVTMVSVISACAMAGALDIGRWIHAYIEKHMIETDIMLSTALVNMYAKCGCIEKATEIFKGIPVKDHKAWSSMIVGLAVHGLAEEALEAFSRMEESKVTPSHVTFIGVLSACAHGGLVSEGRRYWSSMIELGIEPSIEHYGCMVDLLCRASLVGEACSFVQTMPFYPNPVIWRTLLIGCQKNKMLHKGEVAGEQLLVLEPSNPENYILLSNFYASVAQWEKMSHVRKMMKERGMKVVPGCASIEIDGFVHEFVMGDWHHPEAKEIRQALRVIAERVSDAGYEPQVSDVLHNVGNEEKGIYLCEHSERLAIAYGILKTKAPVPIRIVKNLRVCIDCHEVTKIISKIYEREIIVRDRVRFHKFVDGTCSCKDYW